acaggtggctgtgctcgtgagtccatctgcagatgctttagttattaatgtatgcctttttattaaattcacttaaagacaagttgttaccttggtttgtgtcttgttttaacagaaactgccaccgcaatttggcgttgtcggcaggatCACTCGTGTGAGCGGGACCGCTGGAACTCTATGCGAGGGTAAAGACCGTGCACGGCTGGAGTCCGGGACTCTAACCTCAACCTCCCCATAAAAGGGTGTAGAAGTGGGGGCCTGACGCCGGAGGACCAAGTCTCACTCACCGCTGTGATCCAAAGAACCAggtggcaaagaaaaaaaaaaaaaaaaaaactgtctttcTGGTAAGTAAGAATTCATTCAGAAAAAGCATACATTAATAGAATTCATTCATACAGCGTCTGTACAGGGGGATAAAGCGCTGTGGGGGGAATGAAGAAAAAGTGATTCTCCCACCAACGAGGGTGGTTGTGACAGACGTGTCAACAGGGCAGGTTTTGGAAACCGCTGTAGAATCCAGGGCTAGCGCAATACGGTACCAAGTAAGATTTCATTCATACGGCGTCTGTACAGGGGGATACAGTATCTGTACAGGGGGATAAAGCGCTGTTGGGGGAATGAAGAGAAAGTGATTCTCCCACCTCGAGGGTGGTTGTGACAGACGTGTCAACAGGGCAGGTTTTGGAAACCACTGTAGAATCCAGGGCTAGCACTATTACGGTACCAAGGAGTTCTGGGAACTCAGAGGGATAACATCAATACACTGTTTTTTCTTGTATAAGTGTAAATACACAAGGAGTTCTGGGAACTCGGAGGAGTTCTGGGAactcagtaaataaatacactgtAATCACACatagtgtaataataataataatattgtagaAAGAGTTCTGGGAACTCAGTGAATAAAATACACTGTAATCACATAgtgtaaaaaaattataataataataataataataataataatattgctatcttttttcttttgatccAGTGGACTGATCACCCactagaagaaaaagaaaaaagagggggGGAAAGAGTAACTAGAAGTAAGACCTTACTGGAGTTAAAGCATAACCACCTGTAGGAGTTGAAGTATATAAAGGTACAACCACCTGTAGAAATCTCTAAGCAAAAATCTTGATAAAAAATTCTTTCCCTTCCTTAGTCCACGACCCCTAACTAAAAAGTACATTGATATTGAAGAGATCTTGAaaactatttttaaaaataggTGCAAATCATAGTAAACTCAAAGGATTGTGATAATCCACCTCAATTAATGTCGCCTAACATCAAAGATACGACCACCaaatacagtaaacagtaaaaggTATTTGACCAGCTTGACGTGTGGGTTAATGAGTGTGGATTTCTAAGCACTGGCAGTTTTAGCATAAGACAGCTCctagctttaaaaaacaaagtagaAGAAGCAACCATcagggagagaaaacaaaaaaatcaggaACAGCACCACTAAAATCCATGTCTCAGTGTCTCAAACTAGATCCTGATCTGGACTCGACCCCGCAACGACAACAGCCTGCCCAGGCAGTGCTGCCCAGCTATCCATCTCCACCTCTACCTCCACCAGTAGAAGGAGCCATGATGGAGGAAGAGGGCCCAAGAAGCTCAGCAACCAAGCCTCCACCATACACTGCCCCTCGCACACCATAACTGGACTTTGCAACGGTGTAAAAACTGCCACCACTATTTGAGAATGGACATTGGCAAAATCTCACTGTGCAAGCAGAGAGACTATGAGACTGTGTCTGCGTACCTTATCAGACTCACAGAGGTTCACAACACACAGTGGCCTCCTACGACCAGCTGCCATGAGGGGAAACAATGAGGTCGGTCCCTTGGAAGCTCATCTTCGGGACCGCTTCATCAATGAGACCAGAGATCAGTGAGATGATAAAACGCAATTGCATCACTTGGGAATGCGGAAACCTTGAGACTGTCGAGAATCACGGCATGGCAGAAGTGGTGGAGGCAGGTGGAGATCTGACGCCTGCTTCAGATGTGGAAAGACAGGACACTGGGCAAGGAATTGCCCTGAGAACCAGGACACACAGGCTGATTGACTAGCGGAGGGGTCGAGGACAGTGAAGGATTCATCTCTGACGTGCTGACGTGCTTACGGTAAGCGTATtgcctcatttccggttgcctgtctttctgtgtgctgctgtgttctgtagctgctctagcacatccagggcaatatagttatatactcttcattacagcggataattacccgctacatttatatctacactaGTTCTGCTTAAGCACTCACACCTCACTCCTCTTTAGAGACTTAACCACACATTTTCAGctcggctaacgctagctgggctatcgtaccgtagcataacagtagcttagcagtagcttagccgttagcgatggcttctcctctcccctgctctcctgttctctctccttctcctgttctctctccttctcctgctctcccctgctctgtgtgtcttatgtttagttattcctctgcctcctttagagctaatggtacatgtattaGGTGTAGTGCATTCGCTGCATTGGAGGCGAGGGTTAGCGAGTTAGAAGCCCGGTTCTGCACTTTAGCTTCAGCTTCTTCTGTAGTTAGCCAGCCCCTAGCCGGTGCAGACCGGCCAAGCTTAGCTTCTGCTAGCCGTCCCCCGGCAACCCCCGAGCAGCCGGGAGGCTGGGTGACTGTCCGAAGGACGCATAGTCGTACCCTGAAGCCCACGGTTAACCACCAACCACTTCACGTTTCTAACAGATATTCCCCTCTCAGCAacacacccgctgagaaaccaactctggttatcggcagctccattttgcggaacgtgaagttagcgaagtcagctgccatagttaattgcatcccgggggccagagcgggcgacattgaatccgttttgaaactgctggctaaggataaacgtaaatacagtaagattgttattcacgtcggcggtaatgacacccggttacgtcgatcggaggtcactaaagttaatgtccaatcggtgtgtgcatatgcaaaaacaatgtcggactccgtagttttctctggtcccctccccaacttgaccagtgacgacatgtatagccgcatgaagtcattccacagctggctgtcgtggtggtgtccagcaaacgatgtgggcttcattgacaattggaaccctttctggggaattcctggtctgattaggagagacggcattcatcctactttggatggtgcggctctcttatccagaaatctgaccaagattgttggtggaacaaatccatgacaaaccaggggtcattccaggactcagagctgtagtcttacacacttctctgcgcttccattagagcagttacccacccatagcttaaccccaaacctaactgagactgtgtctgccccacctaaattaattaaatcaaaagtaaacagaagaggagctaaacataataatctaataaaatctaacactagcactgcaataaagcaacaaaacaggagaattaaatgtggactcttaaatatcagatctctgtcatctaaagctctactagtaaatgatttaatatcagataatcacattgatttattttgtcttactgaaacctggctgtgtcaggaagaatatgtcagcctaaacgaatccactcccccgagtcatattaatactcacattcctcgagacaccggccgaggaggtggagttgcagccatcttcgactcaagcctattaataaaccctaaaactaaactaaattataactcatttgaaagccttgttcttagtctttcacacccaacctggaaagcactacagccaattttatttgttatagtgtaccgcgctccaggcccatattctgaatttctatctgaattctcagagtttctatcaagcttagtcctgaaaacagataaagtcattatagtaggtgattttaatattcatgtggacgttgataatgatagcctcagtactgcgtttatctctttattagattcaattggtttctcgcagaacgtgcataaacccactcaccgctttaaccacaccctcgaccttgttatgtcatatggcgttgaaattgaacatttaattgtttttccacagaactctcttttatcagaccattatttaatcacttttgaattcttattactagactatacaccatcagataaaagtgtgtacactagatgtctatccgatagtgttgtagctaaatttaaggaagcgattccatcagcattaaattcaataccatgtctcaatataacagaggactcgtatgtcaattttagccctacccaaattgatcatcttgtagatagtgctacagactcactgcgaatcacacttgattctgttgcccctctaaaaaagaagttagtaaaacaaaggaagtcagctccatggtataaccctcaaacacgcaaattaaagcaagcatcgaggaaactggaaaggatatggcgttccaccaaacaggaagaatctcatttagtctggcaagatagtcttaaaacatataggaaggctctctgtgatgccagagcagcccattactcatcattaatagagaaaaataagaacaaccctaggtttctattcagcactgtagccaggctgacagaaagtcacagctctattgagccatgtattcctacaaccctcagtagtagtgacttcatgagtttctttaatgataaaatcataactattagagacaaaattaatcacctcctaccgtcaactggtaccaatttatcctcaaacttaggaaccttagaaacagctgtacaacctgatatatatttagactgcttttctcctatcgatctccacaaattaacctcactgatctcctcatctaaatcatctacctgtctcctagaccccatcccaactaaactgcttaaagaagttttacctctagttagcacctctttactggatatgatcaatgtgtctctactaacaggctatgtaccacagtcctttaaagtagctgtaattaaacctcttcttaaaaaacccactcttgatccagaggtcctagccaactatagacctatatctaaccttccctttacctccaaaatactcgagaaagtagttgccagtcagctgtgtgactttctacagaacaatcatttattcgaagattatcagtcaggatttagagtgcaccatagcacagagacagcactagtgaaaattacaaatgaccttctaatggcatcggacaaaggacttgtctctgtacttgtcttgctagatctcagtgctgctttcgacaccattgaccatgacatcctattaaaaagactgg
The Sebastes fasciatus isolate fSebFas1 chromosome 7, fSebFas1.pri, whole genome shotgun sequence genome window above contains:
- the LOC141770684 gene encoding uncharacterized protein LOC141770684; translation: MASPLPCSPVLSPSPVLSPSPALPCSVCLMFSYSSASFRANGTCIRCSAFAALEARVSELEARFCTLASASSVVSQPLAGADRPSLASASRPPATPEQPGGWVTVRRTHSRTLKPTVNHQPLHVSNRYSPLSNTPAEKPTLVIGSSILRNVKLAKSAAIVNCIPGARAGDIESVLKLLAKDKRKYSKIVIHVGGNDTRLRRSEVTKVNVQSVCAYAKTMSDSVVFSGPLPNLTSDDMYSRMKSFHSWLSWWCPANDVGFIDNWNPFWGIPGLIRRDGIHPTLDGAALLSRNLTKIVGGTNP